The stretch of DNA GTAAGGAAGTGGATTACCATCCAGTATGGCTTGATAGTTCTCCTGGTACTGCTTTAAAGGAAGGATATCGAGCATCAATAAAGAGCGCTTCgcaaaaataaacaaacaaTTTAATAGTAACAGATATGGTTCGAGGTGTAGAAGTATTTAATTTATGTGGTCTAGAATATATGGGTATCTAAAGAAGACCGATCAAGACACCGAGGCCGAGGCCGGCGGCATTGGCAACGAGAGCCGGGGCGCCCGCAGAGACCTGCACGTCAATGGACGACGATGGAGCGGCAGCGGACGAGGATGAAACGGAAGAAGTGGccaaggtggaggaagagctggactGCTCGGCAACGGAAACCGAGCTGGATGCCGAAGTGGATGGGGCAGCCGATGAAGCAGCCGCGACAGAGGAAGACACAACGGAAGACACAACggatgaggaagatgaTGGAGCAGCAGTGCTGGATGAAGCAGCGGTGCTGGAGACAGTGCTGGACGCCTTGCTCGAGGAGCTTGCGGCACTTGATGAAGAGGCCTtgctcgaggagctggagctgacGCTGGCGCCGACGGATTTGCAAACGCTCGAGAAAGAGTTTGCAGCGGTGTCCGCATTGCTGCCGCACTTGGATTTCAAACAAGAAGACATCTCAGAGGACTCATTGCTGCAAACACAGGCAATTTGATTCAACGACGAACATTGGGAAGAGCTCTTCACAACTTCGGCAGCACATGCCAATAGACATGCTGGAGGAGTGGCAAGAGCCGGTGCGATGTTAGCTAGAACAAAAACGAGTGGCACAATGAACGACTTCATGAAGGAAAAATGGGGAATGAAGAGTTGTGtatattatttatatttCGTTTTTCTCTGTTATTGTATCATCCGAGACAATGTTCTTAATGCGGAAGTTATTTTTAGAAGGGAGGGTAACAGGGCCTAGAAattcgaaaaaaaaaaagacagaGGTCAGCCAAGGGCCAGACCCAGGTTGCTGAGTGGTATGTGGTATGCAGATGATAGGGCGTTACATACTGGATTACtgtcttttggagaagtcgAATAACGTCTTCTGAAATAAAAACGTCCCGCTAGTGCAGACCTCGCCACCTGCAAATAGGAGTAGTTTACTCCTGCAGGACCTGCGACAGAGTGCTTTCGAGGCTATTCTTTGCACAGGCTCTCGGGAGGCGCGTGCACGTGACCTTCCATCACGTGAATGGgttgagaaaaaaaatcaaagttATCTTTCCGAAAGGGGAGAGTTATCGCTGACGTGAGCAGTTTTTCAGGATCAAGAACAATTTGCGCCGTTTTTCTACGCAATGCCCAATCCCTCCTCGCGGATCCTGAAAGAGCTAAAACTTTTCCAATCCAACCCCACGTTGCAGCTTCTCCCCTCTGACGACCTCAACGTGCAGTACGTGGACATGAAGATCACAGACAACCCGCTCTATCCAGACACCTTCCGTCTGCGATTTATAATCGATAAAGATTACCCTTTCGCTCCCCCGCAGGTGCAATTTGTGCGATCGCATCCGATCCCGATCCACCCCCACATTTACTCCAATGGCCACATCTGTCTCAATATTTTGTACGACGGCTGGACGCCCGCGCACTCCCTGCATTCTGTAGCTCTTTCGATCCAGAGCATGCTCGCGGGTAACACCGATGCTTCGAGGCCAGAGGGAGACGAGAGATATTGCGCGACAGCTCCCTCGAACCCGCTACTTTCCAGGTTTATGTTTGATGACGATTCCGTCTAAAGAAGCTCATTATAGCTTGCCTTGTAAATGCCACTCGCGTATTTTGCCCAAACCTGTTCCCAAaaatttctgtttctttttATGCTCTCAAGATTTACACTTTGTTTAAGTCGTCTTGCTGGTGCTCGAATAAATCGTTCTCTGCGCCACATGTCTCAATATAAAGTGTTGAGCCAAAACCTTGAGAAACCAGACATCGACGACCGCCAGTACCGTCTGATCGAGCTGCCGAACGGACTGGTGTCGTTGGTGATCTCTGACCCTACCACTGACAAATCGGCTGCTGCGCTGGATGTGAACGTTGGCGCGTTCCAGGACCCTCCGGAGTTGCCAGGATTGGCTCATTTTTGCGAACATTTGTTGTTCATGGGCACTTCCAAATACCCTTCCGAAAACGAGTACAGCTCTTATTTATCTAAAAACTCTGGCTTCAGCAATGCCTTCACGTCGGCGGAGCACACAAATTATTATTTCGAGGTGGCAAACGATGCGATGCACGGGGCTCTTGACAGGTTCTCGCAGTTCTTTATCTCGCCGCTTTTCGACCCAAATTGCAAGGACAGAGAGATCAACGCGGTGGACTCtgaaaacaagaaaaatctACAGGCTGACGTGTGGAGATTGCACCAGCTCAACAAATCGCTCACTAACAGGGAGCATCCGTATAGTGGCTTTTCTACGGGTAACAAGGTCACCTTGGGCGAAGAGCCTGTCAAACGGGGCTTGGATGTTAGAGCAGAGCTCCTGAAGTTCCACGAAAAGTACTATTCATCCAATATCATGAGACTAGTCATTATTTCGAATGAGTCTCTGGATACTATGACCAAATGGACCGTCGACATGTTCTCGGACATTGCTAACAAGAACGTGACTCCACCAATCTATAGAAACTCTCCGTTCGACTCAGATACATACAACGGCTACCTGATCCGTGCAAAACCCATAATGGAGCTGCGGTCTTTACAACTTTCGTTCCCCATTCCTGACACGAGACCGAACTGGGACTCAAAACCAGCAAAGTACCTTTCTCATCTCATTGGCCACGAGTCTGAGGGGTCCCTATTGTTCCATTTCAAACGTCAAGGATGGGCCAATAATCTGAGTTGCGGCCACGAAACGGTTTCTGCAGGATACTCCGCATTTATCGTCAACATCGATCTCACTCCTGAGGGCCTAAAAAATTATACCGAAGTGTTGCAGCATGTGTTCAAATATATCTGTCTACTGAATGTAGAAGGTCCGCAGAAATGGATATTCCAGGAATTGCATGAACAGAGCACCACTAGCTTCAAGTTCATGCAGAAAACAGGAGCAAGTCAATCAGCAAGCAGACTGGCCGGCTCTCTCCATGGATTGGAATATTACGACACCCAGGGCCAGAACCCGTTGCAGAAAATCGAAGAAATTCCGCCTCGTTCAACAATTCCGTCCGAAAAGCTTCTGAGCACCATGATTGTCAGAAAATACGATCCTGAAGCAATTAGCAATATTCTTTCGTACTTGAGACCAGACAACTTTCGCGCAATGTTGATAGCTAGGGAGTGTCTAGAAGGCGAGTCCGTGTTGACAGAAAAATGGTATGGCACAGAGTACCTGCCATCCAAGATCGAGCCTCAGCTGTTACAAAGTTTGGTTGATATCTACAGTGGTCCTGCTCCGTCAGAATACAGTTTGCCGGAACGCAACATCTTCCTCCCAACCAAATTCTCCCTGGTCGagcctccaaaagacgAGTCCCAAGGAATTGTTTATCCAAAATTAATTTGCAACACTTCTGACTCGCGAGTCTGGTACAAGGTCAACACAAAACTTGGTGGACCAAGATCCAGCGTCACCCTCAAATTCAACCTTCCTGGATCTACCTCTACGCCGTTGAATTCGGTCTTGCTATCcctttttgttgaaatgCTTGATGACGAGCTTAATAGCGTGTCATACCTTGCAAGCATCGCAGGTCTGCACCACGAAATTGGTCTTGCAAGGTCCGGGTTGAGTTTATCCATCAGCGGATACTCTCACAAGCTCGACAATCTTCTGGACAGGGTCACCAACACATTGCTAAAATTCACAAATGACGAGTCTGTGTGGGACGAGTCAAGAGAGGAGCGGTTCAACATtatcaaggagaaaatgTTGCGGAACCTGAAGAACTTCGGCTATTCCGTGCCTTTCCGTCAGATTGGTCCAATGCTCTCTGCTCTGATCAACGAGGACTCCTGGATGATAGACGACCAGATAGACTGTTTTGATGCCGCGACATTTCACTCGCTGAAGAGTTTTGTGTCCAACTTGTTTGGTATCTGTTTTGTTGAAATGTTTGTGATTGGAAATTACAGCAGGCAGGAAGCTTTGCAcatcaaccagctggtggctTCCAAATTGACCAAGGCTCTTTCATTTACAGAATCGCAGTTCACCAGAGGCCGTTCGTTGGATCTTCCTGCTGGCGAGGAGTACCATtttgtgaagaaaaacgtTGATGAAGAAAACGTCAACTCGTGCGTGGAAACATTTATCCAGTTGGGCCACATCACGGACCAGCGCGACAGAGTGCTTGCCGAGCTAGTTTCGCAGATAATTCACGAGCCTTTTTTTGACCGTCTTAGGAccaaggagcagcttggTTACGTtgttttttcaggaatCAGACAGACCAGAACCACCTTTGGACTGCGACTCTTGATTCAAAGCGAGAAAAGTACTGGCTACTTGCTTGATAGAATGTCGAGATTCCTGGTGAAAATCGGACACAAATTGTCTTCCATGGGCGACAAGGAGTTTGAAAAGCACGTGAATGCGGTGATTACAAAGAAGCTACAGAAGGTGAAGAATCTTTCAGAGGAGAGGAGTAGGTTTTGGGACTCTATTGCATCTGGTTTCTACGACTTTGACAAAAGAGAATTGGATGTTGAGACGTTGAGAACAATCAAACGCCAGGAGCTTATTGATTACTACCacaacaagatcttggactcgtcgCAGCACGGGAAGCTGATTGTGCACTTGCAAAGCCAGGTTGTTCCAAAGCAGTCTTTGGTGAGCCGACTCACAAGCACTATTTCGAATTTGGTGTTTGATATGCCTGAGTACGACTCTGTCGACCTGAGCTCCAACCAGCTAAGTGAGCTGATAGAGAGTAAAATTACAGAGGACACTGAGATTACGAGAGACGTTCTGGAGTCTATTTTTGACGACTTCACCCTGATTCCGAACTTCAACCACAAAGAGCAATTTATCACTGCtattttggacgagctcaagaaggagtACAAGTTGACCAACACCATCGACAACGTCGGCGAATGGAAGTCGCAGGTGCCGCTTACAGGGGCCCCCAACGCCCACATCCCGGAGAAGTTTATGGATGAGGCCTTGCTGGAGCCCAAACtataaattatttatatAGATTACGTAAATCTAGagataaaaaaaagtatGTGGAGGTGACAGAAAAAGTATGATTGACGAGGAAACCCCCTTAATTCAGCAGGCGCCAGAACCGTACGAAGCACCGCTTCCAGAGATAAGCAATACAAGGCCAGAGAGGCGGCGACTGCGACATCCCCGTACAATTGGCTTGGTGTGCGTCCTGTTGCTCCTTATTGCAACTGGTGGGTATAAGCTGATAAAGAGCACGGGGCAGGTATTTTTGGATGCCGCCAGATTTGATCTTGCAAACGTGCGGGTGGCGAATGTGACCGACGATGGGTTCGAGGTGGTGGTTCGAGGAGATTTGGAATTCGATTATGATCAAATTAATTTATATCATCGAACTTGGGGCCGGCTATTAAGCGGACTGAATACTGTCCAAATATCACCTGACGGCCCGTTTGATATGAATGTGTGCATCAAAAAGGAGAGGTTTTGCATTTCCAGCGTGGAGCTGTTGGAGCCGCTGACTGTGAAACTAAGACAGCCTCAGACTATCGAGGCGGTTGCGCATATAAAGCCTACGAAGGAGATGGCACGGCTTATAAATCCGATCAGTCGCGGGCCCGAAAACGTGGTCTTTGGCTGTTCTGTTGTGTGTGCTATCAAAATCAATGGCCATTCAGTGGGACAACACACAGTGGCTGGAGCTTTGGCCCTAGAGCTGGACGGGGGCCGTATACTTCGACGCGTGATGAAAGACGCggttctggaaaaccttGAAATCGATGCTGATGGTAGGCAGGTTGTTGGGTTTACAGTTGTGAGGCTATCAAACGTGGGTTTGGTGGACTACACAGCGGACGCAATGAGCTGGGAAGTGCTGATGCCAGGTTGCAGCAAAGTTTCTTCAGTTGCTACCATTAGCACCGGCAAGTTTGGCCTCCACGATCCGATCCTGATACCCACAAAATTCACTGTCCCTCCCCTGGATGAGGACCTCCTGCTTGACTGTGGAGACGGCTCTGCAATCAGCAAACTGTTGACAAACTTTTCAAGCAACCGAGAGGTTCCGGTAATTGTCAAGGCAAAGCCGCTGAGCACGCAACCTCAGTGGATGAGAGAcatttttgatgatcttgaagTCAATGCTGCGCTAGCTATTGGACAAATTGACGACTTTGGCGGCGGTGTTGAAGCTGTGGACATTGAATATCTTGGAGTGCGTGCACAGGGAGATGCATTGCTGGTGTCGTCGGACGTTTCGATCAAATACAACGTTTCTGAGAACATTGTTGTGTCGGATATTGATATACCGTTTGTGAGGGGGGAGGTACATTGCGGTCCGAACATAACGACTCTGGAGATGCGAAACTGGCAGGCCTCGAAATTGCACTGCAAAAAGCAGACCATCGGTGTTTCGCTTGACGAGGCAGTGCTCAAGCCGGGAGATTCTAACCTTATCAGAGACCTGGTTCAAAATGTGGCCTCAGGCACCTCAGTAAAAATACCAATTCGCCCGTTGCTGGATATCCAGGTTGCTTCGGAGTTTATGACCACGACAATCACTGGGCTGAGCACAGAACTAGACTACTCTGTGCCTGGTGTTCCTAACGACCAGCTTTTCAGGAGTCTGGACGTCCGTCTCAATGAGCTTGTGCTACTTGAATCTTCGGCTAAGCATTGCGCCATGGTGATCAACGCGGCTGTTTCCAGCAACCTAAACTTTGACAGCAACCTGGAGGGACTCAAGTTTGACTTGCAATATAATGGATCAATAGTTGGCCGGATCGAACCGGGTCCGGTCCACCTATCGCCGGAAAACTACAGCAACACCAGTGCCAAGCTCATCATGCAACTCGGCACGGATATCGATAAATCCCGGCTCGAACGCATGCTGGGGACGTACCTATCGGGGCTATATCCGGTGATTGAGGTTATTGGTCGCCAAGATTCGCAGTTGGCCGCCTTCGTGGCCGGCATCGGGGTCCCCATGCGGCTACCCCAGATTTCGCGACAGGAAAATTTGCCGCACCCCGTGTCCCACGAGAGTATTTTTCTTGTCGACTCGACAATGCATATTATGTCATCGGAAATCGAGCTGACGGTGTTCAACCCGGTGGCGAACAGCGAGGTGGTGGTCGACCTGATCGAGGCGCAGGCAAGCCACGATAAAACCATCCTGGGTTACATCAGCAAGGAGCAACGAATAGTGGTTCCACCGGGACTGTACAGGACACCCCGGATTCCAGTGACATATGCGACGAGCGGGATAGGTGCCGATATTTTACGCAAGGCACTGAACGGGCAGCTGGAGATCGACACGTCAGCCGTCATGCGCGTCCATCTCGGCGCGTTTGCCGTCGAGCTGCTTTACTCCGGGTCCGGCACCTCGACCAAGATCCGTCTGTAGCGCGGGGGAAGGCCCTATGTGGCTGGGAAGATAAGTGGCTAGTGATTTCTCTACAATAAAAATTATGGGGAAAAATATGTAGGTCGAAAGGAAAATACTCATCCTTTAGCCGGCTACGTTCTTGTTATTAAATGTCCGAAGACCTGGCTGAAATTGAAGAGCCCAAGATTCCGGGCAACTATTCTGCACGCAGGCAGAACAGATGGCTTCCGCCCTCGTCGAGAGGCGACGAAAACGGCGCAAACAACAAAAGCGAGCGACATGTCCCACCCCACGTCCATGAGGACGTAGACGAGATTCACAAGACAGTGTCGCGCTTCCACGTGTCCCCCGCGCAGCTATACTCCACAGACTCTGGGAAGCTGTACCATGCGGGGTGTATTTGCATCGTTTTGGTGGGACCGCCTGCGCGCGGTAAAACCAACTTGTCCATCAGCCTGTGCAGGTATTTGCGATGGCTGGGAGTGCGGGCCAATTTGTTCCACCTGGGCGACATTAGAAGAGAGAAGACGAAACACGTGCCGTTCGACTTTTTCGACCCAAAGCCGGAAAGCGAGGAGGCGAAACGGGTGCGCCAGGAACTGACCGACCTGGCCGTGCGAGACGtgctcaattttttccagaacgacATGGGCCAGATCGCCATTTACGACGCAGTCAACGGCGTGAGCTCGCAGAGGCGCGAGCTCGCACGTGTGCTGCAGCAGCACAGCGTGAAGGTGATTTTCATCGAGAGCCTGATCGACGACCCGAAACTGCTGGAGAGCAACATAGCTGACGCGGCAAAATCGCCAGACTACATCAACTGGGACGCCGAGGAGGCCATTGCGGACTACAAGAAGCGGGTTAGCGTGGTGGCTCACTCGTACGAGgagatggacgaggaggagctcacGTACATCAAGTTTATCAATTTTGGCGAGAAGttgctggtgaacaagTCGAAGCACGACTTCCTCACGACGAAAATAATATTCTATCTGATgaactccaaaatcaagaagggctctatttattttgcaAGATGctccaacaacaagctcgaCTTCAAGAGCGACCCGCCCCTGGACGCCAAGGGCCAGGAGTATGCGCACAAGCTGTTCGACACGATGGTGAAACATTACCGGGAACAAGGCCACGACAGTCTGCCTGCGGACTTGCAAGTGTGGACGTCTGTGAGACTGCGCACGACACAGCTGGCGCAGGTGTTCAAGGATGTTGGGCTGGCAGTGACACACCGCCCGGAAATGACGCAGCTGAACCCTGGCGACGCTCACGGACTCACAGACGAGGAGCTAAAGGAAAAGTTTCCCGACGACTATCAGAGACACCAGCTCGATCCGTACCATCACCGGTACCCGCGAGCAGACTGCTACCACGACCTTGCGTTGAAGCTGGAGCCGCTGATCATGGAGATCGAGCGCTTGACGAACGACGTGCTGGTCATCGCGGACGAGACGGTCATCCAGGTGTTCTACGGCTACCtgatggcctcgtcgtGCAGCGACATCCCGTTCCTCAAGTTCCCGCAATCAGAGGTCACGAAAATAACCTACAATGCTTACATGAACAAGGCGACCAGAATCAAGATCGAGGGTCTAAAGGAGTAATGCGGTGCTCAATCGTAAATATCATCATATTCATGTGTACACACAAACTGGGAAGGTTAAACTTTAGATTGTGTCTGGCACTGGGGCTGCCGATACTGCCGAGGCAGTTCCGCTAATTGCGGTTGCTAGTTGGTCGGCCATCTCGTTGCCATAAATTCCGCTGTGTCCGTAAACGTGATTGAAGCACAGCGGCCCCCATCCAATATTTGCGTACAGGGTATTGATTGCGTGCACGTTGCACATAATCGCTCGAATTTCGTCCTGGTTCGCAACAGATTTGCCCTTTCTGTTTCGCCACCCATTAGACTGCCATCGGGGGTACCATTCTGTCAGACACCCGATCACGTACCTGGAGTCTGTCATGATCTGGAATTTTGTATGGGTATGTTCTTTAAGGTCACTAAGAATGATCCGCGTGGCCTCGTGCACGGACAGTAACTCCGCCCTATTATTGGTAGGTTTTTCGGTAAGCAGAAAGCCATAGTTGCGTGGATCATTAACGCCAAAGAACACAGCAGCACCGGCCTGTGCGAGCTCAGAGTTTTGGTTGTTCCGGCACGAGCCGTCGGTGTAGACATTTACCACGGGGTCTCcatgaaaatcaacatCATGATGGTAAATTGGAGACCCGACTGGGGTTGAAATCGCGCGCTTACCCAGGGTGGGGATAGCGCATCGTCGAAGAAACATGAGggtatttttttaatttttttatctgcACGGCTGTGCGGGCTATAGTTGAAATATGTTCCAGATATG from Ogataea parapolymorpha DL-1 chromosome VI, whole genome shotgun sequence encodes:
- a CDS encoding putative secreted protein, yielding MKSFIVPLVFVLANIAPALATPPACLLACAAEVVKSSSQCSSLNQIACVCSNESSEMSSCLKSKCGSNADTAANSFSSVCKSVGASVSSSSSSKASSSSAASSSSKASSTVSSTAASSSTAAPSSSSSVVSSVVSSSVAAASSAAPSTSASSSVSVAEQSSSSSTLATSSVSSSSAAAPSSSIDVQVSAGAPALVANAAGLGLGVLIGLL
- a CDS encoding ubiquitin-conjugating enzyme E2 W, producing the protein MPNPSSRILKELKLFQSNPTLQLLPSDDLNVQYVDMKITDNPLYPDTFRLRFIIDKDYPFAPPQVQFVRSHPIPIHPHIYSNGHICLNILYDGWTPAHSLHSVALSIQSMLAGNTDASRPEGDERYCATAPSNPLLSRFMFDDDSV
- a CDS encoding Metalloprotease is translated as MSQYKVLSQNLEKPDIDDRQYRLIELPNGLVSLVISDPTTDKSAAALDVNVGAFQDPPELPGLAHFCEHLLFMGTSKYPSENEYSSYLSKNSGFSNAFTSAEHTNYYFEVANDAMHGALDRFSQFFISPLFDPNCKDREINAVDSENKKNLQADVWRLHQLNKSLTNREHPYSGFSTGNKVTLGEEPVKRGLDVRAELLKFHEKYYSSNIMRLVIISNESLDTMTKWTVDMFSDIANKNVTPPIYRNSPFDSDTYNGYLIRAKPIMELRSLQLSFPIPDTRPNWDSKPAKYLSHLIGHESEGSLLFHFKRQGWANNLSCGHETVSAGYSAFIVNIDLTPEGLKNYTEVLQHVFKYICLLNVEGPQKWIFQELHEQSTTSFKFMQKTGASQSASRLAGSLHGLEYYDTQGQNPLQKIEEIPPRSTIPSEKLLSTMIVRKYDPEAISNILSYLRPDNFRAMLIARECLEGESVLTEKWYGTEYLPSKIEPQLLQSLVDIYSGPAPSEYSLPERNIFLPTKFSLVEPPKDESQGIVYPKLICNTSDSRVWYKVNTKLGGPRSSVTLKFNLPGSTSTPLNSVLLSLFVEMLDDELNSVSYLASIAGLHHEIGLARSGLSLSISGYSHKLDNLLDRVTNTLLKFTNDESVWDESREERFNIIKEKMLRNLKNFGYSVPFRQIGPMLSALINEDSWMIDDQIDCFDAATFHSLKSFVSNLFGICFVEMFVIGNYSRQEALHINQLVASKLTKALSFTESQFTRGRSLDLPAGEEYHFVKKNVDEENVNSCVETFIQLGHITDQRDRVLAELVSQIIHEPFFDRLRTKEQLGYVVFSGIRQTRTTFGLRLLIQSEKSTGYLLDRMSRFLVKIGHKLSSMGDKEFEKHVNAVITKKLQKVKNLSEERSRFWDSIASGFYDFDKRELDVETLRTIKRQELIDYYHNKILDSSQHGKLIVHLQSQVVPKQSLVSRLTSTISNLVFDMPEYDSVDLSSNQLSELIESKITEDTEITRDVLESIFDDFTLIPNFNHKEQFITAILDELKKEYKLTNTIDNVGEWKSQVPLTGAPNAHIPEKFMDEALLEPKL
- a CDS encoding Fructose-6-phosphate 2-kinase/fructose-2,6-biphosphatase, whose amino-acid sequence is MSEDLAEIEEPKIPGNYSARRQNRWLPPSSRGDENGANNKSERHVPPHVHEDVDEIHKTVSRFHVSPAQLYSTDSGKLYHAGCICIVLVGPPARGKTNLSISLCRYLRWLGVRANLFHLGDIRREKTKHVPFDFFDPKPESEEAKRVRQELTDLAVRDVLNFFQNDMGQIAIYDAVNGVSSQRRELARVLQQHSVKVIFIESLIDDPKLLESNIADAAKSPDYINWDAEEAIADYKKRVSVVAHSYEEMDEEELTYIKFINFGEKLLVNKSKHDFLTTKIIFYLMNSKIKKGSIYFARCSNNKLDFKSDPPLDAKGQEYAHKLFDTMVKHYREQGHDSLPADLQVWTSVRLRTTQLAQVFKDVGLAVTHRPEMTQLNPGDAHGLTDEELKEKFPDDYQRHQLDPYHHRYPRADCYHDLALKLEPLIMEIERLTNDVLVIADETVIQVFYGYLMASSCSDIPFLKFPQSEVTKITYNAYMNKATRIKIEGLKE
- a CDS encoding ribonuclease HI, which translates into the protein MFLRRCAIPTLGKRAISTPVGSPIYHHDVDFHGDPVVNVYTDGSCRNNQNSELAQAGAAVFFGVNDPRNYGFLLTEKPTNNRAELLSVHEATRIILSDLKEHTHTKFQIMTDSRYVIGCLTEWYPRWQSNGWRNRKGKSVANQDEIRAIMCNVHAINTLYANIGWGPLCFNHVYGHSGIYGNEMADQLATAISGTASAVSAAPVPDTI